From Bdellovibrionales bacterium, the proteins below share one genomic window:
- a CDS encoding NAD kinase → MKIAFVASPTPLAQESLLDLERLYDHVPVEEADTLVVMGGDGQVLKTLHASLHGNKRVFALRRTQSVGFLCNDYNPQNLIERIERAQSVTLHPLKVECTTTGGQTHAALAINEISFLRDSPQSAKLQVCIDGIERIHRYSGDGLLISTPAGSTAYNHSAGGPIMPLDSNTLVMTAICGFRPRRWSYAVLPQNAVIDIKVVEHEKRPVRVEAGTENIHNVLSARLSLDSETAFTLLFDPDQHLGERIIREQFML, encoded by the coding sequence ATGAAAATCGCCTTTGTCGCCTCCCCTACGCCTTTGGCGCAAGAATCGCTTCTTGATCTTGAAAGGCTCTACGACCATGTCCCCGTCGAAGAGGCTGACACCTTGGTCGTGATGGGCGGAGACGGTCAGGTTCTTAAAACCCTGCACGCGTCCCTTCATGGCAACAAACGGGTCTTTGCCCTTAGGCGCACGCAGTCGGTTGGCTTTTTGTGCAACGACTACAACCCGCAAAACCTGATCGAGAGGATTGAACGCGCCCAAAGCGTGACTCTCCACCCCCTTAAAGTCGAATGCACGACGACAGGCGGCCAGACCCACGCAGCCTTGGCCATCAACGAAATCTCGTTCCTGCGCGACTCTCCGCAGTCTGCCAAGCTTCAGGTGTGCATCGATGGCATTGAGCGTATCCACCGCTATAGCGGCGATGGCCTCCTGATCTCGACGCCAGCGGGCAGCACCGCCTACAACCATTCGGCGGGAGGCCCCATCATGCCGCTCGACTCCAATACACTGGTGATGACCGCAATCTGCGGCTTTCGCCCGCGCCGCTGGTCATATGCCGTCTTGCCGCAAAACGCCGTGATCGACATCAAAGTGGTCGAACATGAAAAGCGCCCCGTTCGCGTCGAAGCCGGAACGGAAAATATCCATAACGTTCTTTCGGCTCGCTTAAGCCTTGATAGCGAGACAGCGTTCACCCTTCTCTTCGATCCCGATCAACATCTAGGGGAGCGCATCATTCGGGAACAGTTTATGTTGTAG
- the der gene encoding ribosome biogenesis GTPase Der: MFSIAIAGRPNVGKSTLFNRLIGKAMAIIDDQPGVTRDWRDGEGKLFDLRFMLYDTAGLEDMRPRGSIAARTAQRTKEAMARVDVIMMMVDGRAGLTNDDIFIAREIRKADRPIIVLVNKCESTKVTVGFNEALTLGFDRVIAISAKHGEGLGDVYDALKDLAPESAFEPEEDEATPDESEMRLHLAITGRPNAGKSTLANQLLGEERMLTGPEPGLTRDAIHMEFAYRGQPIRLVDTAGIRRRSRIDEKLEKMSVQESLRSIRLAHVVILMIDADMPFDKQDYTIAQHVAEEGRGLVIAINKWDTVTEKTATLRMIQAKVEASLAQLSGVPIVPMSALKGDGLNALMKAVFQVYETWNKRVSTGQLNRWFAGMLADHPPPIVGGGRVKPRYITQMKGRPPTFGMWGNKLDKLPESYLRFLTNGLRRAFDFQGVPIRWDLKKGENPYDKS, from the coding sequence ATGTTTTCTATCGCTATCGCTGGCCGTCCTAACGTCGGCAAGTCGACTTTGTTCAATCGCCTGATTGGCAAGGCCATGGCGATTATCGATGATCAACCCGGTGTCACGCGCGACTGGCGCGATGGCGAGGGCAAGCTGTTCGACTTGCGCTTTATGCTTTATGACACCGCTGGCCTAGAGGATATGAGGCCGCGTGGCAGCATCGCGGCGCGAACGGCGCAACGCACGAAAGAGGCCATGGCGCGGGTCGACGTCATCATGATGATGGTGGATGGTCGCGCAGGGCTGACAAATGATGATATTTTTATCGCGCGTGAAATCCGCAAGGCGGATCGTCCCATTATCGTGCTGGTCAATAAATGCGAAAGCACGAAGGTGACGGTTGGCTTTAACGAAGCGCTGACGCTGGGCTTTGATCGTGTGATCGCGATCTCGGCCAAGCATGGCGAGGGTCTTGGCGACGTGTATGACGCGCTAAAGGATCTGGCGCCGGAGTCAGCCTTTGAACCTGAGGAGGATGAGGCCACGCCGGACGAAAGTGAAATGCGCCTGCATCTTGCGATTACGGGGCGTCCCAACGCGGGCAAGTCCACGCTCGCCAATCAATTGTTGGGCGAGGAGCGTATGCTCACGGGCCCCGAACCCGGATTGACGCGTGATGCCATTCATATGGAGTTCGCCTATCGCGGCCAGCCTATCCGCCTTGTGGATACGGCGGGTATTCGTCGCCGCTCGCGCATTGATGAGAAGCTGGAGAAAATGAGCGTGCAGGAATCCTTGCGCTCTATCCGTCTTGCGCATGTCGTGATTTTGATGATCGATGCCGATATGCCCTTTGATAAGCAGGATTACACGATCGCGCAGCATGTGGCCGAAGAGGGGCGCGGCCTTGTGATCGCGATCAACAAGTGGGACACGGTCACGGAAAAGACCGCGACGCTTCGCATGATCCAAGCGAAGGTCGAAGCCTCTCTCGCGCAGCTTTCCGGCGTGCCGATTGTGCCGATGTCAGCCTTAAAGGGCGACGGGTTGAACGCTTTGATGAAGGCCGTGTTCCAAGTCTATGAAACATGGAACAAACGCGTCTCGACGGGGCAACTCAACCGCTGGTTTGCGGGCATGCTTGCCGACCATCCGCCTCCCATCGTTGGTGGTGGTCGCGTCAAGCCGCGCTATATCACACAGATGAAGGGGAGGCCTCCCACCTTTGGCATGTGGGGCAATAAGCTGGACAAGCTGCCCGAAAGCTACCTTCGCTTCCTGACGAACGGCCTTCGTCGCGCCTTTGATTTCCAAGGCGTGCCCATTCGCTGGGATCTGAAAAAGGGCGAGAATCCCTATGATAAGAGTTAG
- the dusB gene encoding tRNA dihydrouridine synthase DusB — protein sequence MLNPESFEGLTMPRPLAPIQLGREVIDVPVILAPMAGVTDRPFRTLVRRFGAGLVVSEMIASQAMIRHVRKTMQMIMPADKDDILTVQLAGSDVAVMTEAAKLNADRGARILDINFGCPAKKIVSGEAGSALMKDEVKAARIMEALVKAVSIPVTVKMRLGWSHENLNAPRLAKIAQESGIQMVTVHGRTRQQFYGGQADWAAIRAVKEAVSLPVIANGDIRGIEDVVEALTLSGADGVMIGRGAYGKPWLLRQLMDFMTTGKISPAPDAAALRALVLAHFEDMLETYGEYSGLRIARKHMGWYSKGMVDAAEFRGVVNHASEASEARRMIEGFF from the coding sequence ATGCTAAATCCTGAATCCTTTGAAGGCCTGACGATGCCTCGACCTCTTGCGCCCATCCAGCTGGGGCGTGAGGTGATTGACGTGCCTGTTATCCTTGCGCCGATGGCAGGCGTGACAGACAGGCCTTTTCGCACGCTGGTGCGGCGGTTCGGCGCGGGCCTTGTGGTGTCCGAGATGATCGCCAGCCAAGCGATGATCCGCCATGTGCGCAAAACGATGCAGATGATCATGCCTGCGGATAAGGACGATATCCTGACGGTGCAACTGGCGGGCAGCGATGTGGCCGTGATGACTGAGGCCGCGAAGCTGAACGCGGATCGCGGCGCGCGGATACTGGATATCAACTTTGGCTGCCCCGCCAAAAAGATCGTGAGCGGTGAGGCGGGTAGCGCTCTGATGAAGGACGAGGTGAAGGCGGCGCGGATTATGGAGGCTCTTGTTAAGGCGGTGTCCATTCCTGTGACTGTCAAGATGCGCCTTGGCTGGAGTCACGAGAATCTGAACGCGCCTCGCCTTGCGAAAATCGCGCAGGAGTCCGGTATTCAGATGGTTACGGTGCATGGCCGCACGCGCCAGCAATTCTATGGCGGGCAAGCGGATTGGGCGGCGATCCGCGCGGTGAAGGAGGCGGTGAGCCTTCCCGTTATTGCGAATGGCGATATTCGTGGGATTGAGGATGTTGTGGAGGCTCTCACGCTTTCCGGCGCGGATGGCGTGATGATTGGGCGCGGCGCCTACGGCAAGCCGTGGCTTTTGCGGCAGTTGATGGATTTTATGACGACGGGGAAGATTTCTCCTGCGCCCGATGCCGCGGCTTTGCGTGCCCTTGTGCTGGCACATTTCGAGGACATGCTGGAGACGTATGGCGAGTATTCGGGCCTGCGGATCGCAAGGAAGCATATGGGGTGGTACAGCAAAGGCATGGTGGACGCGGCGGAGTTTCGCGGCGTGGTCAATCATGCCAGCGAAGCGAGCGAGGCGAGGCGGATGATTGAGGGGTTCTTTTAG
- a CDS encoding HAD family hydrolase yields MSLPFPQAVVFDWDNTLIDNWDAITEALNKVRAMSGLETWTTPEARVKSARPMRVSFPEWFGDAWEARRDIFYAHFESVHIERLKVMAGAPELLAWLEAQKIPAFIVSTKKNTLLNKEIDHLGWRHYFKGIVGALDCPRDKPDRMPIDHALAAAGLKADDPANWLVGDTHADVECALRSGCTPVLIGDPAYAASLGIRASFPDCHALRKWLEDARCL; encoded by the coding sequence ATGAGCCTTCCGTTTCCTCAAGCCGTTGTCTTTGATTGGGACAATACGCTGATTGATAATTGGGACGCGATCACCGAGGCGCTGAACAAAGTCCGCGCCATGAGCGGCCTTGAAACATGGACGACTCCTGAGGCACGGGTGAAGTCTGCGAGGCCCATGCGCGTTAGTTTCCCCGAATGGTTCGGCGATGCGTGGGAGGCGCGGCGCGATATTTTTTATGCGCATTTTGAATCTGTTCATATCGAAAGGCTGAAGGTCATGGCGGGCGCGCCAGAGCTTTTGGCGTGGCTAGAGGCGCAAAAGATTCCGGCGTTTATCGTCAGCACGAAGAAGAATACTTTGCTGAATAAGGAAATTGATCATCTGGGGTGGCGGCACTATTTTAAGGGTATCGTCGGGGCGCTGGATTGTCCGCGTGATAAGCCCGACAGGATGCCCATCGATCACGCGCTTGCGGCAGCGGGTTTGAAGGCGGATGATCCCGCCAACTGGCTGGTGGGGGATACCCATGCGGATGTTGAGTGTGCCTTGCGCAGCGGTTGTACGCCGGTTCTGATCGGTGATCCGGCCTATGCCGCTAGCCTTGGCATCCGCGCCTCTTTCCCCGATTGCCACGCGCTAAGAAAGTGGCTGGAGGATGCAAGGTGCTTGTGA
- the hflX gene encoding GTPase HflX: MSKKQFEETDQSLDVDGVRHGVRALVLKPVLRVETSAKGTTRQVAMILEEAVALAQAIDLEVVEAQSFNLNRPTPATLLGSGLVEEYAALIKESEIDLVVVDHALSPVQQRNLEKAFACKVIDRTGLILEIFGARARTKEGKLQVELAALSYQKSRLVRSWTHLERQRGGFGFMGGPGESQLEIDRRLITQRIVKLKDELDQVRRTRGLGREARQKAEHPTIALVGYTNAGKSTLFNRLTASDVMAKDMLFATLDTSMRGLKLPSGRQVIMSDTVGFISDLPTHLIDAFRATLEEVQFADVILHIRDVTHPEARSQKEAVEQILADLGIEEDDARLIEVMNKADLLDPDERDNLRDFAQRQSWDSQNALILEGVNPQARGGVVAVSALTGEGIDALLALLEEQLAARTKVYDIDLPLSEGAAFAWLYGHGRVIEKQDKRAKVLLKVTLEPADFGRFISKFGKIAHVKDKE; encoded by the coding sequence GTGAGCAAAAAACAATTTGAAGAGACGGATCAATCCTTGGACGTTGATGGCGTGCGCCACGGCGTGAGGGCGCTTGTGCTTAAGCCGGTTTTGCGGGTTGAGACTTCCGCCAAAGGAACAACGCGCCAAGTTGCCATGATCCTTGAAGAGGCCGTAGCGCTGGCGCAGGCCATTGATTTAGAGGTTGTCGAGGCTCAATCGTTTAATCTGAACCGTCCGACGCCCGCCACGCTTTTGGGCAGCGGGTTGGTGGAGGAATACGCCGCGCTGATCAAGGAAAGCGAGATTGACCTTGTGGTTGTTGATCATGCGCTATCGCCCGTGCAGCAGCGCAACCTTGAAAAAGCATTTGCCTGCAAGGTCATTGATCGCACCGGCTTGATCTTAGAGATTTTCGGCGCCCGCGCCCGCACGAAGGAAGGCAAGCTGCAGGTTGAGCTGGCGGCGCTATCCTATCAAAAATCGCGTCTTGTGCGCTCATGGACTCACCTTGAGCGGCAGCGCGGCGGCTTTGGCTTTATGGGCGGCCCTGGTGAATCGCAGTTAGAGATTGACCGGCGGCTGATTACGCAGCGCATTGTCAAACTGAAGGACGAGCTTGATCAGGTGCGGCGCACGCGCGGCCTTGGGCGCGAGGCGCGGCAGAAGGCCGAGCATCCGACCATCGCGCTTGTGGGCTATACCAACGCGGGCAAATCGACGTTGTTCAATCGCCTGACGGCCTCGGACGTGATGGCCAAGGATATGCTGTTCGCGACGCTGGACACCTCTATGCGCGGGCTGAAGCTGCCCAGCGGGCGACAGGTGATCATGTCCGACACGGTTGGCTTTATATCGGATTTGCCGACGCACTTGATTGACGCCTTTCGCGCAACGCTAGAGGAAGTGCAGTTCGCCGACGTGATCCTTCATATTCGCGATGTGACCCATCCCGAAGCGCGATCGCAAAAAGAAGCTGTCGAACAGATCCTCGCCGATTTGGGGATTGAGGAGGACGATGCTCGTTTGATCGAGGTGATGAATAAGGCCGATTTGCTTGACCCCGATGAGCGCGACAATTTGCGCGACTTCGCGCAGCGCCAGTCGTGGGATAGCCAGAACGCGCTTATCTTGGAGGGCGTAAATCCACAGGCGCGGGGCGGCGTTGTGGCCGTGTCGGCGCTCACGGGCGAGGGGATTGATGCTCTCCTTGCGTTGCTTGAAGAGCAGTTGGCGGCGCGGACGAAAGTGTATGATATAGACTTGCCGCTCAGCGAAGGCGCGGCGTTCGCATGGCTTTATGGGCATGGGCGCGTTATTGAAAAGCAGGACAAGCGCGCCAAAGTGCTGCTAAAAGTTACTTTAGAACCGGCTGATTTCGGAAGGTTTATCAGCAAGTTTGGGAAGATTGCTCATGTTAAAGATAAAGAGTGA
- a CDS encoding bifunctional 2-C-methyl-D-erythritol 4-phosphate cytidylyltransferase/2-C-methyl-D-erythritol 2,4-cyclodiphosphate synthase, with protein sequence MTRTTALIVAAGSGSRFGSPIPKQYQDIGGMPILRRSILAFLNHPHITDVQIVISPQHRNLYDRAVAGLDLPSPVHGGATRQDSVRLGLEALAAQENPPDFVMIHDAARPLIDTVTITAVRKALDSAEGAIAAKPLVDTLKKGAPVCSHGCGSDSARRVVADQIIVNTIDRANLWQAHTPQAFHFGAILKAHQATIGQQLTDDAAVAEKAGMSVTLVPSNPDNMKITNPDDLGRAARLLGQNFGDIRTGMGFDVHRLIDGNVIHLGGLAIPHTKTLEGHSDADVILHAITDALLGTMAAGDIGTHFPPSDPQWKGADSALFVRHVVQMINERGGMIAHVDVILMGEEPKLNPHRAAMQKRLAELLEVNEGRVSLKATTTERLGFTGRGEGLAAQAIATVRFEG encoded by the coding sequence ATGACCCGTACAACAGCGCTGATCGTCGCGGCTGGCTCTGGCTCGCGTTTTGGCAGTCCGATCCCCAAGCAGTATCAGGACATCGGCGGTATGCCGATTTTGCGCCGCTCAATCCTTGCCTTTTTGAACCATCCCCACATCACGGACGTGCAGATAGTCATCAGCCCGCAGCACCGCAATCTGTACGACCGCGCCGTGGCGGGGCTTGATCTCCCCTCCCCCGTTCATGGTGGCGCGACAAGGCAGGATAGCGTGCGCCTTGGTCTTGAAGCGCTAGCCGCACAAGAGAACCCGCCCGACTTCGTAATGATCCATGATGCGGCACGACCGCTTATCGATACCGTGACGATCACGGCGGTACGCAAAGCGCTGGACAGCGCCGAGGGCGCGATTGCCGCCAAGCCGCTTGTCGATACGTTGAAGAAGGGCGCGCCCGTCTGCAGTCACGGTTGCGGGAGCGACAGCGCCCGCAGAGTAGTCGCAGACCAAATAATAGTAAACACCATCGACCGCGCGAACCTGTGGCAAGCGCACACGCCGCAAGCCTTTCACTTTGGCGCGATTTTAAAAGCGCATCAGGCCACCATCGGCCAACAACTCACCGACGATGCCGCCGTGGCGGAGAAAGCAGGTATGAGCGTGACCCTCGTTCCCTCGAACCCCGACAATATGAAAATCACCAATCCCGACGATCTGGGTCGTGCGGCGCGTTTGCTCGGCCAAAACTTTGGCGACATTCGCACAGGGATGGGCTTTGACGTGCATCGCCTGATTGACGGCAACGTGATTCATCTGGGCGGCCTTGCCATCCCTCACACGAAAACACTGGAAGGCCATTCGGACGCCGACGTGATCCTTCACGCCATCACGGACGCGCTGCTGGGCACGATGGCAGCGGGGGATATCGGCACGCATTTTCCGCCCTCTGACCCACAATGGAAAGGCGCGGACAGCGCCCTTTTCGTGCGCCATGTCGTTCAAATGATCAACGAGCGCGGCGGGATGATCGCGCATGTCGATGTGATCTTGATGGGCGAGGAACCAAAGCTCAATCCTCACCGCGCCGCGATGCAAAAGCGCCTTGCCGAATTGTTGGAAGTCAATGAGGGGCGCGTGAGCCTGAAGGCCACAACGACCGAGCGCCTTGGTTTTACGGGACGCGGCGAAGGGCTTGCGGCGCAGGCCATCGCTACGGTAAGGTTTGAAGGATAA
- a CDS encoding CinA family protein produces MRMLDDIERLAFQVIEAGTQKGKKIVTAESCTGGLIAAALTSISGASATFDRGFVTYDNNAKTDLLGVLPDRLNVFGAVSAEIADDMAAGALAYSHADIALSVTGVAGPNGGTEIKPVGLVFFGVATRDGRHVHVQSNLKGDRHEIRHQAVIEGLSLVLSALEE; encoded by the coding sequence ATGCGGATGTTAGACGATATCGAACGCCTCGCCTTTCAGGTCATTGAAGCCGGAACGCAAAAAGGCAAAAAGATCGTGACCGCCGAGTCCTGCACAGGCGGCCTGATTGCGGCGGCGCTGACTTCCATCTCTGGCGCATCGGCCACGTTTGATCGGGGCTTCGTCACCTATGACAACAACGCCAAAACAGATTTGCTAGGCGTGCTGCCCGACCGCCTCAACGTCTTTGGCGCGGTCAGCGCGGAAATCGCCGACGACATGGCCGCCGGAGCGCTGGCCTATTCGCACGCCGACATCGCGCTGTCCGTCACGGGCGTGGCGGGGCCGAATGGCGGCACAGAGATCAAGCCCGTCGGCCTTGTCTTTTTTGGCGTGGCAACGCGCGATGGACGGCACGTCCATGTTCAAAGCAACCTGAAAGGCGACCGCCACGAAATCCGCCACCAAGCCGTCATCGAAGGCCTCTCGCTCGTCCTGTCGGCTTTGGAAGAATAG
- a CDS encoding helix-turn-helix domain-containing protein, whose amino-acid sequence MTGLHESEKKAGLAASVERHLSAYFAAHEGALPASGLYDRVLHEIETPLIVLALEACAGNQIRAAALLGLNRNTLRKKMSERGITALRGRVQRRQREEGKKI is encoded by the coding sequence ATGACGGGATTACACGAAAGCGAGAAAAAGGCTGGATTAGCCGCGTCGGTCGAGCGTCACTTGAGCGCCTATTTCGCGGCGCATGAGGGGGCTTTGCCCGCTTCGGGCCTGTATGATCGCGTCCTGCATGAGATCGAAACGCCGTTGATCGTTCTGGCCCTTGAGGCCTGCGCGGGAAACCAGATTCGCGCTGCCGCTCTTTTGGGCTTGAACCGTAACACGCTTCGCAAGAAGATGTCCGAGCGGGGGATTACCGCCTTGCGGGGCCGAGTCCAAAGACGGCAAAGGGAAGAAGGAAAAAAGATATGA
- a CDS encoding inositol monophosphatase translates to MLKIKSDEVEKAIVDVADQFIVPRFRNLKAGEIHFKGEDDPYTIADKEAELALSERLLALLPPSKVVGEEAFASDSGLLGHFSGDSPVWIIDPVDGTKAFIAGEPVYGVIVALTEQNQTIAAWLYDPTSREFITAEKGAGAYYKGQRLSVLPPAPIAQMSGVIGARIIDAFHACAENAPTEKPTFHRMLSSCHDYARLVVGGPHFSRRTTQAHFHTWLNSCTPWDCAAGILIHGEAGGHTAHWNGDPFQPSHYQRGLLSAPDPDSWHALRGWISQFCEMPE, encoded by the coding sequence ATGTTAAAGATAAAGAGTGATGAGGTTGAAAAAGCCATTGTCGACGTTGCCGATCAATTCATCGTGCCGCGCTTTCGCAACCTGAAAGCGGGGGAGATTCACTTCAAAGGCGAGGACGACCCCTATACAATTGCCGACAAAGAGGCCGAATTAGCCCTGTCAGAGCGCCTTTTGGCCCTGTTACCCCCCTCAAAAGTGGTGGGAGAGGAGGCTTTCGCCTCTGATTCGGGTCTTTTGGGGCATTTTTCTGGCGATTCGCCCGTCTGGATCATCGATCCGGTGGATGGAACCAAGGCTTTTATAGCTGGTGAGCCGGTTTATGGCGTCATTGTTGCCCTGACGGAACAAAATCAAACGATTGCGGCATGGCTTTATGATCCGACCTCAAGAGAGTTCATCACGGCGGAAAAAGGCGCTGGCGCGTATTACAAGGGGCAGCGCCTTAGCGTTCTGCCGCCTGCTCCTATCGCGCAGATGTCGGGCGTTATCGGGGCGCGGATCATCGATGCTTTCCATGCGTGCGCGGAAAACGCACCCACCGAGAAGCCAACCTTTCACCGGATGCTGTCATCGTGTCATGACTATGCCCGCCTTGTGGTGGGGGGGCCGCATTTTTCGCGGCGGACGACGCAGGCTCATTTTCATACGTGGTTGAACAGCTGCACGCCTTGGGACTGCGCGGCGGGGATTTTGATTCATGGCGAGGCGGGCGGCCACACGGCGCATTGGAACGGCGATCCGTTCCAGCCCTCGCATTATCAGCGCGGCCTCCTCAGCGCCCCCGACCCCGATAGCTGGCACGCCTTGCGAGGCTGGATTTCCCAGTTTTGTGAAATGCCGGAATAG
- a CDS encoding PAS domain-containing sensor histidine kinase, producing the protein MIRIFEKSLRSLSGWFTRHGVRDNLALFLSIAAIVLGASTYAAMTRSPFFGSDPTTVTVLLLSDLGVMLLLGTLVAQRIWVIWGKRRKNMAASRLHVRVVSVFTMLAAAPAVLVAMFAGVFFYYGVEAWFSDRVHTALDESQAVAQAYLKEHQQVLRADAMAMANDLNRNAVRLAEDPVRLAQAVSAQAYLRSLTEVIVFDGAGKILARSGLTFALSFEPITDEMRERARAGEVVLVVSDNDDRVRALLRLDNFVDTYLFVGRLVEPKVLAHMETTQKAVTEYNNLKEHSSGIRVMITVIFVVVALLLLLTAVWFGLNFASSLVRPISALIGATDRVRHGDLTARVEETEDQKSDDELALLGRAFNRMTGQLEGQRSELVEANRQLDLRRRFTEAVLEGVSAGVIGLDAQFCIQMMNARAMEFFQITNDEALAGHPLKVIAPEIEALLVAMPHSAKMKDGEVEIKRTGHSPRTLLVRLASEMAGGEVRGYVVTFDDVTELVLAQRKAAWADVARRIAHEIKNPLTPIQLSAERLRRKYMSEITTDPEVFATCTDTIIRHVEDIGRMVDEFSDFARMPTPVIRRNDVRALCRQMLFLQSSTRADIRYFQSLPDDKVMADCDERQLAQALTNLLKNAAEAIDGRPLPKGDERLPAGEIILTLSVEDGMMTLSVADNGRGLPVEEREKLTEPYVTTRSKGTGLGLAIVKKIMEDHGGSLTLQDRTGGGAVIALTWPQWQKTASSEGEAEV; encoded by the coding sequence ATGATCAGGATCTTTGAAAAAAGCCTTCGCTCTTTGTCCGGTTGGTTTACGCGCCATGGCGTGCGCGACAATCTGGCGCTCTTCTTGTCGATTGCCGCCATCGTTTTGGGCGCATCGACCTATGCCGCTATGACGCGCTCGCCCTTTTTCGGCAGCGATCCGACGACCGTTACCGTTTTGCTGCTGTCGGATTTGGGAGTCATGCTGCTGCTTGGCACGCTTGTCGCGCAACGAATCTGGGTGATCTGGGGCAAGCGGCGCAAGAATATGGCGGCCTCGCGCCTTCATGTGCGGGTTGTGTCGGTTTTCACCATGCTGGCCGCTGCGCCCGCCGTGCTGGTTGCCATGTTCGCGGGTGTGTTCTTTTACTATGGCGTCGAGGCTTGGTTTTCCGACCGCGTCCATACCGCCTTGGATGAATCGCAAGCTGTCGCGCAAGCGTACCTGAAAGAGCATCAGCAGGTTCTTCGCGCCGACGCGATGGCGATGGCGAACGATTTGAACCGTAACGCTGTGCGCTTGGCCGAGGATCCCGTGCGTCTTGCGCAGGCGGTATCGGCACAGGCTTATTTAAGATCGCTGACCGAGGTGATCGTCTTTGATGGGGCAGGGAAGATCCTCGCGCGGTCGGGTTTGACTTTCGCGTTGTCGTTTGAGCCGATCACGGACGAGATGCGCGAGCGCGCCCGTGCGGGCGAAGTGGTATTGGTCGTTAGCGATAACGATGACCGCGTGCGCGCGCTTTTGCGGCTGGATAACTTCGTCGATACCTATTTGTTTGTCGGGCGTCTTGTCGAGCCAAAAGTGCTGGCGCACATGGAAACGACGCAAAAGGCCGTGACCGAGTATAATAATTTAAAGGAGCATAGCTCTGGCATTCGCGTGATGATTACGGTGATTTTTGTTGTCGTCGCGCTTCTGTTGCTGTTGACGGCGGTGTGGTTCGGTTTGAATTTCGCCTCTAGTCTTGTGCGGCCTATCAGTGCACTCATCGGCGCGACGGATCGTGTGCGTCATGGTGATCTAACCGCGCGGGTCGAAGAGACTGAGGATCAAAAGAGCGATGATGAGCTGGCCTTGCTGGGCCGCGCGTTCAACCGCATGACGGGGCAGTTGGAGGGCCAGCGTAGCGAGCTGGTAGAGGCCAACCGTCAGCTTGACCTTCGCCGTCGTTTTACCGAAGCGGTTTTGGAAGGCGTATCGGCGGGCGTGATCGGCCTTGATGCGCAGTTTTGTATCCAGATGATGAACGCACGGGCGATGGAGTTCTTTCAGATTACGAACGATGAGGCTTTGGCGGGGCATCCGTTGAAGGTTATCGCGCCGGAGATTGAGGCTCTTTTGGTCGCTATGCCTCATAGCGCCAAGATGAAGGATGGCGAGGTCGAGATTAAGCGGACGGGCCATTCGCCGCGCACGCTGTTGGTGAGGCTTGCCTCTGAGATGGCAGGTGGTGAGGTGCGCGGCTATGTCGTGACGTTTGATGATGTGACCGAGCTGGTTTTGGCGCAGCGCAAGGCCGCATGGGCCGACGTCGCACGGCGCATCGCTCATGAGATCAAGAATCCGTTGACGCCCATTCAGCTTTCGGCGGAGCGCCTTCGCCGGAAGTACATGAGCGAGATCACGACGGATCCCGAAGTCTTTGCGACCTGCACCGACACGATCATTCGCCATGTGGAGGATATTGGCCGCATGGTGGATGAGTTTTCGGACTTTGCCCGTATGCCTACCCCTGTCATTCGGCGCAATGATGTTCGGGCGCTGTGCAGGCAGATGCTGTTTTTGCAAAGCTCCACGCGGGCGGATATCCGGTACTTCCAAAGCTTGCCGGATGACAAGGTGATGGCCGATTGCGATGAGCGGCAGCTGGCGCAGGCGTTGACCAACCTTTTGAAGAATGCCGCCGAGGCTATCGACGGGCGGCCTTTGCCCAAGGGGGATGAGCGGTTGCCAGCGGGCGAAATTATCCTGACTTTGAGCGTTGAGGACGGCATGATGACGCTTAGCGTCGCAGATAACGGGCGCGGCCTTCCGGTGGAGGAGCGCGAGAAGCTGACGGAGCCGTATGTCACAACGCGCAGTAAGGGGACGGGGCTAGGTCTTGCCATCGTCAAAAAGATTATGGAAGATCATGGCGGTAGCCTGACCTTGCAAGACCGGACAGGTGGCGGCGCGGTGATCGCCCTCACATGGCCGCAGTGGCAGAAGACGGCAAGCAGTGAGGGGGAGGCGGAGGTTTAA